GCTATAGTTTATGGTTCAATAATGAACTGCTTGctacataaaattttattcagattttatatattgaacaatttatgaattttatttatttgttatatacTTGTCTTAAGCAGCTTGAGAAAGATTATCGAGCTTGGGCCTCTGGAGATACCTCAAGGCAACCTCTTGAGACAGGTGAAATCTGAAATAATACCTCATAGAAATTGCCACTGCGCTGGCCTTAAATTGTTGTGTAGTTAATAGGTTCTAGAAATATCGCTTGTAGTATGTGCATTAATGAATTTTTGGTTTGTTAACTGAATATACATTATTATTAGGCAAAATTGCAAAATTGGTCTCCCACTTTATCTCCAATTACGGATTTGgtccccctataatttaattcacaaatttggtttcccagttttataaatccctgcAAAATTGGTCCTGGAAGTCCAATTTGGATGTTGACTGCCACATGTCAATGCCATGtgtgactgtcacgtgtcaatGTCACGTGTCAACGTTTGAGTTGTTTCCTGTAAATgcttcattttttgtaggtaaaattgTACTTTTGGTTCTCCAGTTTTATTCTAATTTCGATTTTGGTCTTGCTATAGTTTAATTCACACATTTAGTCCCttagttttataaatccctttaTAAATTGTTCCTGCAAAATTGGTCTTTTGAATGGTTTAGCCACTGGTGCTAGAGACATGGTAAGTCTTGATAAATCTCGCACTTCTTTTTCATCACAAGTTTTTCACTCACTTGGAACTCAGAGAAAAATCACTCTTTGTCTCTCTCCCACTTCCAGGGTTGTTCAACTTGGGAAAGTGGCGCATGAATCCCAACCTGGGTCTGAAATTTTCAGATCTCTTACTTTAACAGGTTCTGTAATAacctcctattttttttttctttttttgctcccCCATGCGGTATTATGTGTATACGATTGCTTAAGTGACCTATGTATGACAatggtatttttgtttgaaatttgaaatacaacttCTCCAGTAATGAAATTTGGCTGAATTTATAAAGGAATTTATAAAACTGAGGGACCAAATGtgcgaattaaattataaggggaccaaaatcaaaattggagtaaaattaggggaccaaaaatacaattttacctacaaaaaatgaagcCTTTGCAGGGAATTACTCAGACGTTGACACGTGGCATTGACACGTGACATTGACATGTGACAGTCACACATGGTAGTCAACGTCTGAGATTAACGGTCAATATCCAAATCTGGCTTCCAGGACCAATTTTACAGGGATTTATAAAATTGggggaccaaatttgtgaattaaattatagggagaTCAAATACGAAATTGGAGATAAATTGGGGgaccaaaagtgcaattttgccttattattattattattttgtggaAATTTTAAGGAAATTAATGTTACGATATTCCTGTGATGTGGCTATGTATAGGTAATGTAATCTCAATGTTAGAATTAAAAGGAATTTGAATTATTgaagaattttgtatttgagtaCTTAAAGGGTTTGTTTATTTGTGTTTGAGCAAATTACGACAAATTTTCCTTAGCTTTTGTCAAATTATACATAATCTTACCTTTTTTTTCAtacatttttaagtttaaaagtaTTACACTACAAGAGTCGAACGTCTgagttttacattattaatacgACGCTTTAACCAACTAAACTAATAGtcaaattatgttataaaataaataatgttatatataatagtaaaatttctaatgtatatttaatgcgcatgtaaatttaaataataatttttgtgacaattaatttgatataactTATATGATTAACtaatttgtatgttttttttaatttattaataaattaatttttgaaatagtaaatgttttttatttataaaaaatatacggattatataattcatatgagttatattaaaattaattgtcataatttattatttaaatttacatgcgcattaaatatacattaaaaattttattattatatataacaacattatttattttataacataattgacctaTGAGCTTAGTAGGTTAGAGTGTCAATTATACGGATCACTTGATTCGTATGAGTTATACAGACTACCTGATCCGTATGAAGGACATTTTGGGAAATTTGTTTTCTATGTTGGGTGCACAAGCAATATGTTTGGTGCATTTACCAACATCCCGAATGTAATGGTTAAAACAGTAGGGAATGCTTGAGTAATTACACTCTTTCAACATTTCCTTAAATTTTACACTAAAACCTTTTACAAGGAATGTGTGCCTAATGGTTAAAAAAGCAGAGGATGCTTGTgtaattacataaaatttaaggaagtgttgttttaatttgttttgtgttcttatttcttgtttttgatttctatttttacattttaattaaaaatttggtactttgtttttaatttgttttgtttactCTAAATAGACACAACTAAACCCTTaattatgaaaatcaaattgtTATGGCAAATGAGAGAATAAATGAatagagtaaattacactaatAACTCTCTAGGGTTCAGgatattacattaatttttactactttttaacatttataataacTAACCTTATAAACGAACACAGGTAATAATTAAGAGAGTTACTGTAATGTATAATGGGTGCCAAtgcatatttttcaaataattgagGGGAGATAGTGTATGAATAGAAAAAGTAAGTAAAAATTGTGTAATCTCACCAAATTTTAGGATTGATTAGTGTAGTttacttcataaaaaaataaaaataaaatggtttGGCTAATTTTAATATACCTACTTAGttgtaaaaaagattttatttctttttagatAATGAGTACAAAGAGTCTCAAAACTTGTTAAATGAACATCTCTTTATATCCTAACCTACAAGATAAATAAACGGTTCATAATCTAATGAAGTacaaaaaaaataggttgtcCATATCACAGTCAGGGCTCTACCCCTACATTCCAAAATGATGGGAGTTATTATTGGTCCCATGCAAATTGCTCTTGGCTCTTACCAAgggattgataatttttttaatttcaaaattatccttCCCATGGAACTAGATTCCGTTGAATAAAATGTataacaaaatcataatttcattattatacTGTTtttgcaccccccccccccccttattACGATAGAATTGTGATTCCGTTATAAACATAtacaatgtatatttttttcctccccagttttaatattttttggaaaCTCCCTTAACACAATGAAATCAAGATTTCGTTACGTAACGTTTTCACATTACAATgttgtgataaaaaataataataatgaaatcatCTACCTCTGCTACCCTTGCCACCATCCTTGGCCTTGGCAGCTTTCTTCCTTTTCCTCTTCGAGCTACACCTAGCTTCGAATCCCTCCTGCTACAATTGTAGAGCTTGTTGTATGATTTGATGATGACTCATGCCCTTTGACACAACTCTGAGGTCCAACAAGCTTTGCATAGTGCCTGATGCCATCTAGAATTGATCTTGCAAGAACAATTATAAATAGTAAGTACTTTTGAAGTGATAATTTAGGGAAAGATATTAACAAATCCAATTTGAATTACTTGGCAAGAGTAGTCTCCACCTGGTACATAGTCTACTAATGCTTGCCCAAGCGGTAATTGTATTGCGATGGGCGGTAAACTTAAAGGAGCACATGGTGGTTGTCCCTCCAATGAAATGGCATAAGGGTGAGAAACCTTGTAAAACCAAGGTAGATAGTCAAAAGTGCAAGCCTAAGGACCCCAAGTGGCACAACATCACCAAGAGGAATAACATGTTGTTGCCACTCAGCCTACGTCATATCACAAAGTTGATACATAGGATGGGGAGGTGGATGGCGTGGAATGCTCTGTACATGACCAAACTGCCTCAGCACCCTCTTCGTAAGATAAGGTCACATGTTAGTCTTGCATCTGATGAAGCCAGAGAAAATGGCCTCTTGTGCGAAAGGCCTGACACCCTTGTGGCGCTCATAAGGACACTAGATGACAACATCCATCTACAAGTCATCCAGCTTGTCCTTGATCAGAAGAGCATACATGTAACCTCTCACTGACTTCCATCTACTAACTATTGAGTCATCCAAAGCATTAGTTGCTCTGAATAGCCAACACTGGGCAAATGGGCAAACACCTatgacttaaaaaatattaaaaaaaataactatagtaataaagaaaataataataaaaataatcacaatACTAGAATAATTTACATACCATGAGTAACATCGTATAACCTCCAACTTCTTATTAGTCTATTGGCTCGTAGAGGAGAGAAGGTTGTATAGGTATGACAGTGTAGTCACTCCCCATGCGTAATCATGGCAAGCATCCAAGTTATTGAGGTAGAGGAGGTAAGCGACATGAATGTGAGTTGAGGACTTGTCAGCAAGTATCATACTATCGACCAAGGGCAAAAGATAAGTCGTGGCAGCCCACATGCATGACCCTAACGCGACGTTCCACTGATGCAACTCTGCCAGCCACGTCAACTTCACCCTGGCACCTGCGATTGTTGCCTCTATAGTCTCTTCCTCAGTTGGAATGCCAAGGCGAGTCATCAACAGAATCTTCATCATGACTCTGTCAAAGGTGGAAAGGACATCATTAATGAGCTTGCTTGTCATAGGCAAATGCAACAAATAAGACACATCATCTAGAGTGATATACATCTCTCCGATAAGCA
The Glycine max cultivar Williams 82 chromosome 6 unlocalized genomic scaffold, Glycine_max_v4.0 Gm06_scaffold_70, whole genome shotgun sequence genome window above contains:
- the LOC106799021 gene encoding uncharacterized protein, whose protein sequence is MYITLDDVSYLLHLPMTSKLINDVLSTFDRVMMKILLMTRLGIPTEEETIEATIAGARVKLTWLAELHQWNVALGSCMWAATTYLLPLVDSMILADKSSTHIHVAYLLYLNNLDACHDYAWGVTTLSYLYNLLSSTSQ